In one window of Agromyces badenianii DNA:
- a CDS encoding SIR2 family protein, with translation MAGNRITVLLGAGASRDAGLPLTEDLARALVESFEQDLGQLHSSQRASQQQVVRALHIVYGAMVAHATEQGDSPLRAVNVERLVSAVRLLRDRRMHEAAPFISAWRGSVEEVDGHPVPFRDSDIRLKVDLHTGLNKRGLAADIAAIARAAVAPGDGSTFARLEDQLLRRIVALLSVPVNVDYLHPLVELAQAQSGGVDITTLNYDRAIELAAAELGTPIDTGLDGWRPGSPVPFEQVDGRINLIKPHGSVDWVRQSGGHTDPIPDHPLVRYRYKSGVTAEVVGSPYTTDTPLIVIGDREKLATDGPTLPLMRAFEEALSRATKLVVIGYSFGDDHINTVVRNWLAADKSHVISILDPGWPRPQPKSIGYDTQLGLREALQFMAGTSPVAGPSRVVVTREGARTGLTTALAAEPLVEPPDAISVILCISEQPFIRITNHGYDLESIRVWAWRVHQRPTGQAIGRLRLDPSSEGGAQLSVDRLGRDEHLVVFVDLTPGAGAGDVRIDAETWARGISVRTLFDDLDITTPAEEPCSSTGA, from the coding sequence ATGGCGGGAAACAGGATCACCGTTCTGCTCGGAGCTGGGGCGTCGCGGGACGCAGGGCTACCACTCACCGAGGACCTCGCGAGAGCGCTCGTCGAATCGTTCGAGCAGGACCTTGGTCAGCTCCACTCAAGCCAGCGGGCCAGCCAACAACAGGTCGTTCGCGCGCTGCACATCGTCTACGGTGCGATGGTCGCACACGCAACAGAACAGGGCGACAGCCCGCTCCGCGCCGTGAACGTTGAACGCCTCGTCTCTGCCGTACGCCTACTCAGGGACCGCCGCATGCATGAAGCGGCGCCGTTCATTTCCGCGTGGCGTGGGTCAGTGGAAGAGGTGGACGGCCACCCTGTACCGTTCCGCGACAGCGACATCCGTCTGAAGGTCGACCTACACACCGGCCTAAACAAGAGGGGATTGGCTGCCGACATCGCTGCGATCGCGAGAGCAGCTGTCGCTCCTGGCGACGGGTCGACATTTGCGCGCCTCGAGGATCAGCTGTTGAGGCGAATCGTTGCACTGCTCTCCGTGCCTGTAAACGTCGACTACTTGCACCCGCTCGTCGAGCTAGCTCAAGCCCAGTCCGGTGGGGTAGACATCACGACGCTCAACTACGACCGGGCGATTGAGCTCGCAGCCGCAGAGCTCGGAACACCGATCGATACCGGCCTCGATGGGTGGCGACCCGGGAGCCCGGTTCCCTTTGAACAGGTCGATGGGCGAATCAACCTCATCAAACCTCACGGGTCCGTGGACTGGGTTCGTCAGTCCGGCGGGCATACCGACCCGATCCCGGACCACCCGCTCGTCCGGTACAGGTACAAGTCGGGCGTCACAGCAGAAGTCGTTGGGTCGCCCTATACGACAGACACCCCGCTGATCGTCATCGGGGACCGAGAAAAGCTTGCAACCGACGGGCCCACCCTGCCCCTGATGCGAGCATTCGAGGAAGCGCTCAGCCGGGCGACGAAACTCGTGGTGATCGGCTACTCGTTCGGCGACGATCACATCAACACGGTCGTGCGCAACTGGCTCGCCGCGGACAAGAGCCACGTGATTAGCATTCTCGACCCGGGATGGCCCAGACCGCAGCCGAAATCGATCGGGTATGACACGCAGCTCGGTCTTCGTGAAGCGCTCCAGTTCATGGCCGGTACCTCACCAGTTGCCGGGCCGAGTCGAGTTGTCGTCACCCGGGAAGGGGCCCGGACTGGCCTGACGACGGCGTTGGCAGCCGAACCTCTCGTGGAGCCTCCGGACGCGATCTCGGTGATCCTTTGTATTTCTGAGCAGCCGTTCATCCGCATCACCAACCACGGATACGACCTCGAAAGCATCCGAGTGTGGGCTTGGAGGGTTCACCAACGTCCTACGGGTCAGGCGATTGGCCGATTGCGACTCGATCCGAGCAGCGAGGGTGGCGCGCAGCTTTCGGTCGATCGTCTCGGCCGAGACGAACACCTGGTCGTCTTCGTCGATCTCACACCCGGCGCCGGCGCCGGGGATGTCCGCATCGATGCCGAGACCTGGGCGCGAGGCATTTCGGTCAGAACACTCTTCGACGACCTCGACATCACCACACCCGCGGAGGAACCATGCAGCTCCACCGGAGCTTGA
- a CDS encoding Ku protein: MRAVWKGAVTFGLVNVPVKLYTATEDHDVSLHQVHDEDGGRIRYQRKCEVCGKVVDYKNIDKAYDDGEQTVVITDDDLKSLPAERSREIEVVEFVPSEQIDPIMFDRSYYLEPDSASSKAYVLLRETLESTDRTAIVQMALRQKTRLAALRVHGDVLMVQTLLWSDEVRAAEFASLDEPVKISAKELDLSKQLVESLVSDFDPEQYVDEYQQELRTLITAKLEQGEGVDTAATFGEEPEEEGGEVIDLMEALRQSIAAKRESGAGSGAKSTGSSKKKAGSKAPAKSTGTRKRAASE; encoded by the coding sequence ATGCGAGCCGTCTGGAAGGGCGCGGTCACATTCGGCCTGGTCAATGTGCCCGTCAAGTTGTACACCGCCACCGAAGACCACGACGTGTCACTGCACCAGGTGCACGACGAGGATGGCGGGCGCATCCGATACCAGCGCAAGTGCGAGGTCTGCGGCAAGGTCGTCGACTACAAGAACATCGACAAGGCCTACGACGACGGCGAGCAGACCGTCGTCATCACCGACGACGACCTCAAGTCGCTCCCGGCCGAACGCAGCCGTGAGATCGAGGTGGTGGAGTTCGTGCCGAGCGAGCAGATCGACCCGATCATGTTCGACCGCAGCTACTACCTCGAGCCCGACTCCGCGTCGTCGAAGGCGTACGTGCTGCTGCGCGAGACCCTCGAGTCGACCGATCGCACCGCGATCGTGCAGATGGCGCTGCGGCAGAAGACTCGCCTCGCGGCGCTGCGCGTGCACGGCGACGTGCTCATGGTGCAGACCCTGCTCTGGAGCGACGAGGTGCGCGCCGCCGAGTTCGCCTCGCTCGACGAACCGGTGAAGATCTCGGCGAAAGAACTCGACCTCTCCAAGCAGCTCGTCGAGAGTCTCGTCTCCGACTTCGATCCCGAGCAGTACGTCGACGAGTACCAGCAGGAGCTGCGCACCCTCATCACGGCGAAGCTCGAGCAGGGCGAGGGCGTCGACACCGCTGCGACCTTCGGCGAGGAGCCCGAGGAGGAGGGCGGCGAGGTCATCGATCTCATGGAGGCGCTGCGGCAGTCGATCGCCGCCAAGCGCGAGTCGGGCGCGGGCTCAGGCGCGAAGAGCACGGGCAGCTCGAAGAAGAAGGCGGGCTCGAAGGCACCGGCGAAGTCGACGGGCACGAGAAAGCGCGCGGCCTCCGAGTGA
- a CDS encoding SDR family oxidoreductase: MTNESLIDPTTKHTTDPFPKQEQSPPGLTDQMSPQPDHGEQSYRGAHRLEGRRALITGGDSGIGRAVAIAFAREGARVAISYLPSEQADAEETAEWVSDAGTDALLLAGDLRSEAHCAELIEHTEQAFGGLDLLVLNAAYQRNRGGIDELPTDDFETVMRVNLFAPVFLARAAVPLLEPGSSIITTTSIQGFDPSSALVDYAMTKAALVAFTKALAEELGPRGIRVNAVAPGPIWTPLIPATGWPDKLPGFGRDTPLGRAGQPAELAGAYVYLASDDASYVSGAVLPVTGGRGL; this comes from the coding sequence ATGACCAACGAATCACTCATCGACCCGACCACCAAGCACACGACGGATCCATTCCCGAAGCAAGAGCAGTCGCCGCCGGGGCTCACCGACCAGATGTCACCGCAGCCCGACCACGGCGAGCAGAGCTACCGCGGGGCTCACCGGCTCGAGGGGCGGAGGGCGCTCATCACGGGCGGCGACTCCGGCATCGGCCGCGCGGTGGCCATCGCCTTCGCAAGGGAAGGGGCGAGGGTCGCCATCTCGTACCTGCCGAGCGAGCAGGCCGACGCGGAGGAGACCGCCGAGTGGGTTTCGGATGCCGGCACCGACGCGCTGCTCCTGGCGGGCGACCTGCGCAGTGAGGCGCACTGCGCAGAACTCATCGAGCACACGGAGCAGGCGTTCGGCGGCCTCGACCTGCTGGTGCTGAATGCGGCGTACCAGCGCAATCGCGGTGGCATCGACGAGTTGCCGACCGACGACTTCGAGACGGTGATGCGGGTGAACCTGTTCGCGCCGGTCTTCCTCGCGCGGGCGGCCGTGCCCCTCTTGGAGCCCGGGTCGAGCATCATCACGACGACGTCCATCCAGGGATTCGATCCGTCGTCGGCGCTCGTCGACTACGCGATGACGAAGGCGGCGTTGGTGGCGTTCACGAAGGCGCTCGCCGAGGAACTCGGGCCCCGCGGCATCCGGGTCAATGCCGTCGCTCCCGGGCCGATCTGGACGCCGCTCATCCCGGCGACGGGCTGGCCCGACAAGCTGCCGGGCTTCGGGCGCGACACCCCACTCGGCCGTGCGGGGCAGCCCGCGGAGCTCGCCGGAGCCTACGTCTATCTGGCGTCGGATGACGCGTCGTACGTGTCAGGCGCGGTGCTGCCGGTCACCGGCGGCCGCGGTCTGTGA
- a CDS encoding ATP-dependent DNA ligase, translating to MAEGARQLVEVDGRRLRLTNLDKVMYPETGMTKGEVISYYAEIAPVMVPLVAGRPVTRKRWVHGVGTADAPETAFFEKNLAEHAPEWVRRGIQHHSDGDKAYPIAGDRATLVWLAQQAALELHVPQWRFDARGEPAGPDRMVFDLDPGEGMGLAECAEVARHVRALLEGMGLEAIPVTSGSKGIHLYAALDGSQTSDQVSAVAHELARALEADHPELIVSSMRKTLRTGRVLIDWSQNNGKKTTIAPYSLRGRSRPTVAAPRTWHELEAPDLRQLEASDVLARVAESGDPMGTFTEHSHAGPLSAYLSMRTSGATPEPMPASAWGQVSGGPPSGSGPRFVIQEHHARRLHYDLRLERDGVMKSWAVPKGVPETSGTNHLAVQTEDHPMEYATFEGTIPRGEYGAGSMTIWDTGVYAAEKWRDDEIIIDLDGQAGGPLGGPARLALIRTDGQGEKSSWLLHRMKDQAPGAARAAAAASADGGAGDLDARPPATGAPRPAGRVGPISQRPMLATAASLGMLTGEEWALEWKWDGIRVLARVEAGGMRLLSRNGVDITARYPDLASLPSVVRGDAVVDGEIVALDTDGRPDFGRLQRRMNLTKPREIERVAASVPVRLLLFDVLEVDGRPVTDEPYRQRRARLAGLMRMKRGVPVEVPAPATGTPEEALAESRRLGLEGIVAKRPDSPYRPGARSSDWLKHKLTLTQEVVIGGYRRGAGTRTGRIRSLLVGIPGDRGLEYAGRVGSGLGELALERLLAALRPLEQAESPFVEVPAADMSDAVWVRPELVGEIELSDWTSTGVARHPRWRGLRPDKAPAEVERET from the coding sequence ATGGCTGAGGGCGCGCGGCAGCTCGTCGAGGTCGATGGCCGACGCCTGCGGCTGACGAACCTCGACAAGGTCATGTATCCCGAGACGGGCATGACGAAGGGCGAGGTGATCTCGTACTACGCCGAGATCGCCCCCGTCATGGTGCCTCTCGTCGCCGGGCGTCCGGTCACGCGCAAACGCTGGGTGCACGGCGTCGGCACGGCGGATGCCCCGGAGACGGCGTTCTTCGAGAAGAACCTCGCCGAGCATGCACCCGAGTGGGTGCGCCGAGGCATCCAGCACCACTCCGACGGCGACAAGGCGTACCCGATCGCCGGCGATCGGGCGACGCTCGTGTGGCTGGCCCAGCAGGCCGCCCTCGAGTTGCACGTACCGCAATGGCGGTTCGACGCCCGCGGGGAGCCGGCGGGCCCCGACCGGATGGTCTTCGACCTCGACCCCGGTGAGGGCATGGGCCTCGCCGAGTGCGCAGAGGTCGCTCGCCACGTGCGCGCCCTCCTCGAGGGAATGGGCCTCGAGGCGATCCCCGTGACGAGCGGCAGCAAGGGCATCCACCTCTACGCGGCGCTCGACGGCTCGCAGACCTCCGACCAGGTGTCGGCGGTCGCGCACGAACTCGCGAGGGCGCTCGAGGCCGACCACCCCGAGCTCATCGTCTCGAGCATGCGCAAGACGCTGCGCACGGGGCGCGTGCTCATCGACTGGAGTCAGAACAACGGCAAGAAGACGACGATCGCGCCGTACTCCCTCCGCGGGCGGTCGCGCCCGACGGTCGCGGCGCCGCGCACCTGGCACGAGCTCGAGGCCCCCGATCTCCGTCAGCTCGAGGCATCCGACGTGCTCGCCCGCGTCGCGGAGTCGGGCGACCCGATGGGGACGTTCACCGAGCACTCGCACGCCGGCCCACTCTCGGCGTACCTCTCGATGCGCACGAGCGGCGCCACTCCCGAACCCATGCCCGCCTCGGCGTGGGGACAGGTCAGTGGCGGACCGCCGAGCGGCAGCGGGCCGCGTTTCGTGATTCAGGAGCATCACGCGCGGCGCCTGCACTACGACCTGCGACTCGAGCGAGACGGCGTCATGAAGAGCTGGGCCGTGCCGAAGGGAGTGCCCGAGACCTCCGGCACGAACCACCTCGCCGTGCAGACCGAAGACCACCCGATGGAGTATGCGACGTTCGAGGGCACGATCCCGAGGGGGGAGTACGGCGCGGGCTCGATGACGATCTGGGACACGGGCGTCTACGCCGCCGAGAAGTGGCGCGACGACGAGATCATCATCGACCTCGACGGGCAGGCGGGCGGCCCGCTGGGTGGACCGGCGCGACTCGCACTCATCCGCACCGACGGGCAGGGCGAGAAGAGCTCGTGGCTGCTGCATCGGATGAAGGATCAGGCTCCGGGCGCGGCTCGAGCGGCGGCGGCGGCATCGGCGGATGGCGGCGCCGGCGACCTCGATGCGCGCCCTCCTGCGACGGGCGCTCCTCGACCAGCGGGGAGGGTCGGCCCGATCTCGCAGCGTCCGATGCTCGCGACCGCCGCCTCACTCGGCATGCTCACGGGCGAGGAGTGGGCGCTCGAGTGGAAGTGGGACGGCATCCGGGTGCTCGCCCGCGTCGAAGCGGGCGGCATGCGGCTGCTCAGCCGCAACGGAGTCGACATCACCGCCCGCTACCCCGACCTCGCCTCCCTTCCGTCCGTCGTGCGCGGTGATGCGGTCGTCGACGGCGAGATCGTCGCGCTCGACACCGATGGCCGCCCCGACTTCGGTCGCCTGCAGCGCCGGATGAACCTCACCAAGCCGCGCGAGATCGAACGGGTCGCGGCATCCGTGCCCGTGCGCCTGCTGCTGTTCGACGTGCTCGAGGTCGACGGCCGGCCGGTCACCGACGAGCCCTACCGCCAGCGCCGGGCCCGACTCGCAGGCCTCATGCGGATGAAGCGCGGTGTGCCGGTCGAGGTGCCGGCGCCGGCGACCGGCACCCCCGAGGAGGCGCTCGCGGAGAGTCGACGGCTCGGCCTCGAGGGCATCGTCGCGAAGCGGCCCGACTCCCCGTATCGGCCCGGCGCCCGCAGCTCCGACTGGCTCAAGCACAAGCTCACGCTCACGCAGGAGGTCGTGATCGGCGGCTATCGGCGCGGCGCTGGCACGCGCACCGGCCGCATCCGCTCGCTGCTCGTCGGCATCCCCGGAGATCGCGGGCTCGAGTACGCCGGGCGCGTCGGCTCGGGACTCGGCGAGCTCGCCCTCGAGCGGCTGCTCGCGGCCCTGCGGCCGCTCGAACAGGCCGAATCCCCATTCGTCGAGGTGCCCGCAGCCGACATGAGCGACGCCGTCTGGGTTCGCCCCGAGCTCGTCGGCGAGATCGAGCTCAGCGACTGGACGAGCACCGGCGTCGCGCGGCATCCGCGCTGGCGGGGCCTGCGGCCCGACAAGGCGCCGGCCGAGGTCGAGCGCGAGACCTGA
- a CDS encoding DUF7218 family protein — MPGRKNASLKDPELYEELREDGASKEKAARISNAAAKQGRSAIGRKGGRHGDYEEWTVAALKKRAKELGITGYSGKRKAELISTLRNH, encoded by the coding sequence ATGCCCGGACGCAAGAACGCGTCACTGAAGGATCCCGAGCTCTACGAGGAGCTCCGTGAAGACGGTGCCTCGAAGGAGAAGGCGGCGCGCATCTCGAACGCCGCGGCCAAGCAGGGCCGTAGCGCCATCGGCCGCAAGGGCGGCCGGCACGGCGACTACGAGGAGTGGACCGTCGCCGCGCTGAAGAAGCGGGCGAAGGAGCTCGGCATCACGGGGTACAGCGGCAAGCGCAAGGCCGAACTCATCTCGACCCTGCGCAACCACTGA
- a CDS encoding manganese catalase family protein, producing MFFHVQRMINEIVSDEPDPAAANALQEGLGGQFGEMRTMMQYLFQAMNFRGPDGKPYRDLLQGIGTEEISHVELIGTTISRLLDGSPQYQGKPTDPLDKPGAGGATPLSIALDEGNIHHYLVGAQGALPVDAAGNPWSGSYVYNSGNLPLDLLYNLMLESTGRLQKCRIYEMTANATARSTIAYLIVRDQAHENAYAKALESLGVKWNTLLPIPKTDAASFPEVKRLLDLGLQSKQYTFDLTGQSEAGKIFQGMSPSNDGTTLDASEQAPEGVPSTIAPERREEFAPGLDPELLELIQATAEMEMADVDALFGPVPPRSS from the coding sequence ATGTTCTTCCACGTTCAACGCATGATCAACGAAATCGTGTCCGACGAGCCGGATCCCGCCGCGGCGAACGCGCTGCAAGAGGGGCTCGGCGGCCAATTCGGCGAGATGCGCACGATGATGCAGTACCTGTTCCAAGCGATGAACTTCCGGGGGCCCGACGGGAAGCCGTACCGCGATCTTCTGCAGGGCATCGGCACTGAGGAGATCAGCCACGTCGAACTCATCGGCACGACGATCTCCCGACTGCTCGACGGCTCGCCGCAGTACCAGGGCAAGCCGACCGACCCGCTGGACAAGCCGGGGGCCGGCGGGGCCACGCCGCTGAGCATCGCGCTGGACGAGGGCAACATCCACCACTATCTCGTGGGCGCGCAGGGGGCCCTTCCGGTGGATGCCGCCGGCAACCCGTGGAGCGGCAGCTATGTCTACAACTCGGGCAACCTCCCGCTCGACCTCCTCTACAACCTCATGCTCGAGTCGACCGGGCGCCTGCAGAAATGCCGCATCTACGAGATGACCGCCAACGCCACTGCGCGCTCGACGATCGCCTACCTCATCGTGCGCGACCAGGCCCATGAGAACGCATACGCCAAGGCCCTCGAATCACTCGGCGTCAAGTGGAACACGCTGTTGCCGATTCCGAAGACTGATGCTGCGAGCTTCCCCGAGGTGAAGCGCCTGCTGGATCTCGGGCTGCAGAGCAAGCAGTACACGTTCGACCTCACCGGGCAATCCGAGGCGGGGAAGATCTTCCAGGGGATGTCACCGTCCAACGACGGAACGACACTCGACGCGAGCGAGCAAGCCCCTGAAGGCGTTCCGTCGACCATCGCACCGGAGCGACGGGAGGAGTTCGCGCCCGGTCTCGATCCGGAACTGCTCGAACTGATCCAGGCGACCGCTGAGATGGAGATGGCAGACGTCGACGCCCTCTTCGGGCCGGTTCCTCCCAGAAGTTCCTGA
- a CDS encoding DNA topoisomerase IB translates to MPRLKRVEPYVSPGFTRVRRGRGFLYVHSDGGTAGRAERARIADLAIPPAWQEVWISDAPNAHILAVGVDAAGRRQYRYHPVWRERQDAEKFLRMAALAEALPGARRAVARDLALDELPRERVLAAAFRTLDLGAIRIGSEESLAGFRSRGLTTLLVRNARLDDVETVRFRFRAKGGIPQDMRVTDASLAAFVERAGERSAAARLYAWSGGRSMRAAAPVDVNDDIRDRTGGDFTAKDFRTLRGTIAAADRLAELGPAGTGRARTSAIREAIEEASRVLGNTPAIAKGSYVDPRVLSAYERGVVVASGPDRERRLLELLGPAAEDAA, encoded by the coding sequence ATGCCGCGCCTCAAACGCGTCGAGCCCTACGTCTCGCCCGGGTTCACCCGGGTGAGACGAGGGCGCGGCTTCCTGTATGTGCACAGCGACGGCGGCACCGCCGGTCGAGCCGAACGGGCGCGCATCGCCGATCTCGCGATCCCGCCGGCATGGCAGGAGGTCTGGATCTCGGATGCTCCGAATGCACACATCCTCGCCGTCGGCGTCGATGCCGCCGGCCGGCGCCAGTACCGCTACCACCCGGTCTGGCGCGAACGACAGGACGCCGAGAAGTTCCTGCGCATGGCCGCCCTGGCCGAGGCGCTGCCGGGCGCCCGCCGCGCCGTCGCCCGAGACCTGGCGCTCGACGAGCTGCCTCGGGAACGCGTGCTCGCCGCGGCGTTCCGCACCCTCGATCTCGGAGCGATCCGCATCGGTTCGGAGGAATCGCTCGCCGGATTCCGCAGCCGCGGCCTCACGACGCTCCTCGTGCGGAACGCACGGCTCGACGACGTGGAGACCGTGCGGTTCCGCTTCCGCGCGAAGGGCGGCATCCCACAGGACATGCGGGTGACGGATGCCTCGCTCGCCGCGTTCGTCGAGCGAGCCGGCGAGCGCTCGGCCGCCGCCCGGCTCTACGCCTGGTCGGGCGGACGGTCGATGCGCGCTGCGGCCCCCGTCGACGTGAACGACGACATCCGCGATCGCACGGGCGGCGACTTCACCGCGAAGGACTTCCGCACGTTGCGGGGAACGATCGCCGCCGCCGACCGACTCGCCGAGCTCGGACCCGCGGGCACCGGGCGGGCGCGCACCTCGGCGATCCGCGAGGCGATCGAGGAGGCGTCGCGCGTGCTCGGCAACACCCCCGCGATCGCGAAGGGCAGCTATGTCGACCCGCGCGTGCTGAGCGCCTACGAGCGCGGGGTGGTCGTGGCATCCGGCCCCGATCGGGAACGCCGTCTGCTCGAGCTGCTCGGACCGGCGGCCGAAGACGCGGCCTGA